One region of Armigeres subalbatus isolate Guangzhou_Male chromosome 3, GZ_Asu_2, whole genome shotgun sequence genomic DNA includes:
- the LOC134227118 gene encoding transaldolase, producing the protein MSSIEPQSKKTKMVSSLEQLKKLTTIVADTGDFEAMKIYKPTDATTNPSLILSAAGMEQYQHLIDKAVKYGLKHGSTEDEQVSEAADMLFVLFGCEILKLVPGRVSTEVDARISFNKKASVAKALKLIQLYEEQGIKRDRVLIKLASTWEGIQAARELEQEHGIHCNLTLLFSFAQAVACAEAGVTLISPFVGRILDWYVSNTDKKSFEPEQDPGVVSVTKIYNYYKKFGYKTVVMGASFRNTGEIRALAGCDLLTISPKLLGDLEKSEEPIKRYLDPEAAQSSDLEKITMNEATFRWMLNEDQMSTDKLSDGIRKFAADGRKLESMLRGLVQQSA; encoded by the exons CGATGAAAATCTATAAGCCCACTGATGCCACGACCAACCCATCATTGATCCTATCCGCTGCCGGTATGGAACAGTACCAGCACTTGATCGACAAAGCAGTCAAGTACGGTTTAAAGCACGGATC CACCGAAGACGAACAGGTGTCGGAAGCCGCTGATATGCTGTTTGTCCTGTTTGGTTGCGAAATTTTGAAGCTGGTTCCAGGACGCGTGTCCACTGAGGTGGACGCTCGGATATCGTTCAACAAGAAGGCCTCGGTGGCCAAAGCCCTCAAGCTGATTCAACTGTATGAGGAGCAGGGAATCAAGCGAGACCGTGTACTGATCAAGTTGGCTTCCACCTGGGAGGGCATCCAGGCGGCTCGAGAGCTCGAACAGGAACACGGAATTCATTGCAATCTCACGTTGCTGTTTTCGTTCGCACAAGCAGTCGCCTGTGCCGAGGCTGGAGTGACGCTCATTTCTCCTTTCGTGGGGCGCATTTTGGACTGGTATGTGTCCAACACCGATAAGAAATCGTTCGAACCGGAACAGGACCCAGGCGTGGTTTCGGTTACTAAAATTTACAACTActacaaaaagtttggatacaaaACGGTGGTTATGGGAGCGTCGTTCCGTAACACGGGAGAGATTCGCGCCTTGGCGGGCTGCGATCTTTTGACTATCAGCCCAAAACTGCTTGGTGATCTGGAGAAGAGCGAAGAACCTATCAAGCGTTATCTGGATCCGGAGGCCGCTCAGAGTAGTGATCTGGAGAAGATCACAATGAATGAAGCCACTTTCCGCTGGATGCTCAATGAGGATCAGATGTCGACCGATAAATTGTCGGACGGAATTCGAAAGTTCGCGGCCGATGGACGCAAACTTGAGTCTATGCTCCGCGGATTGGTCCAACAGTCTGCTTGA
- the LOC134227117 gene encoding eukaryotic translation initiation factor 2D, translated as MFIKPFKIKSNILVTGSERKRLKQRAEAQFAASECSALAELFGNKCKVCVVKIVTYGESQVTIYTSDKRPVFFELDSKLIPTIYTLWMCPDIVPHFTTHPGVLPKLANGADLMIPGVVRHGNDMKSWGNYRKDDIMAVNLTSNRAAVGVGLLAHSSDDLYMCGGRGIAVRMLHVFGDKMWGMEPSVCQQVPLMGAIQAVPKDDDFPPLGAPDPKQEKKVEHLAEKLVEVDVNREETEENGEQDGEPEEESQPNPDKLIKAAFLNAIKLQGKKITLPILTSTFYPQYVQPELPEGIEMKRSSYKKVGTFLKIMANEGLIQIKEEKKGIEKIVSINLEHPDVMSFYPYKISKPEDPEASTVDQNNSTPLLLTKMVEMYAVNEATEKLFGSVGVALGKSLDATQVRNYLKDYVGRNKLIESQSKMVTPDETLREICGGAESTLYSLPELFEHVLRNMISTFEMRSQKGPVTKGGKRAIIHLTTATRSGNKKVTLVSNLEDYGVNVAEFAKAVKLGAAASTSMTEVPGTKGEQLLVQGNHIKFVYDLLTGTYQIPKACISGLEFAKEQKKKKKK; from the exons GCGGGCCGAAGCACAGTTTGCTGCATCGGAATGCTCTGCTCTGGCGGAACTGTTTGGTAACAAGTGCAAGGTGTGCGTCGTCAAAATTGTAACGTATGGCGAAAGCCAAGTTACGATCTACACCAGCGATAAGCGGCCGGTATTCTTCGAACTGGACAGCAAACTAATCCCAACCATTTATACCCTTTGGATGTGTCCGGATATCGTACCGCACTTTACAACCCACCCAGGTGTGCTTCCAAAACTGGCAAACGGCGCCGATCTGATGATTCCGGGAGTGGTACGCCATGGCAATGACATGAAATCCTGGGGAAACTACCGGAAGGACGATATCATGGCCGTCAATTTGACGTCGAACCGAGCGGCGGTGGGGGTTGGCCTGTTGGCCCACTCCAGTGACGATTTGTATATGTGCGGTGGACGTGGGATAGCCGTTCGAATGTTGCACGTGTTCGGTGATAAGATGTGGGGTATGGAACCGTCCGTCTGTCAGCAGGTTCCACTAATGGGAGCAATTCAAGCGGTGCCGAAAGATGACGATTTTCCTCCACTCGGGGCACCAGATCCGAAGCAAGAGAAGAAAGTAGAGCATCTAGCGGAAAAACTAGTGGAGGTGGACGTTAATCGGGAAGAGACCGAAGAG AATGGCGAACAGGATGGAGAGCCTGAAGAAGAATCTCAGCCCAACCCTGACAAGCTAATAAAAGCTGCATTTCTTAACGCTATTAAATTACAGGGTAAAAAGATTACACTTCCTATTCTGACGAGTACATTCTACCCTCAGTATGTACAGCCAGAATTGCCCGAAGGCATAGAAATGAAACGTAGCTCGTACAAAAAAGTTGGCACATTTCTGAAGATAATGGCAAATGAAGGATTGATTCAAATCAAGGAGGAGAAAAAGGGCATCGAAAAGATTGTGTCGATCAATCTTGAACATCCCGACGTTATGTCGTTCTATCCTTATAAAATAAGCAAACCGGAAGATCCAGAGGCCAGCACGGTCGACCAGAACAATTCAACTCCACTGTtgttgacaaaaatggttgaaatGTATGCAGTAAATGAAGCGACAGAGAAATTGTTCGGCAGTGTAGGAGTTGCATTAGGAAAGTCGCTGGATGCGACACAAGTTCGGAACTACCTCAAAGACTACGTAGGACGGAATAAGCTAATAGAGTCTCAAAGTAAAATGGTCACTCCAGAtgaaactctgagggaaatttgCGGAGGTGCGGAATCGACGCTCTATTCTCTACCGGAACTGTTTGAGCACGTTCTGCGGAACATGATCAGCACTTTTGAAATGCGCAGTCAGAAGGGGCCGGTCACCAAGGGAGGCAAAAGAGCTATAATCCACTTGACAACTGCCACGCGATCTggtaataaaaaggttacactTGTTAGTAATCTAGAAGACTATGGCGTGAACGTTGCCGAGTTTGCCAAAGCCGTTAAGCTGGGTGCGGCTGCCAGTACCAGTATGACGGAAGTGCCTGGCACCAAGGGCGAACAACTACTGGTGCAGGGGAATCACATCAAGTTCGTTTACGATCTGCTGACCGGTACCTATCAAATACCAAAAGCGTGTATCTCCGGGCTGGAGTTTGCTAAGGagcagaaaaagaagaagaaaaagtaa